A stretch of the Vibrio aphrogenes genome encodes the following:
- a CDS encoding acyltransferase gives MSVQKEFGGELSSEEFRKFTLYTTQSNNQKDDNTRAQILGFTQHNVRIAPGAIVRIGDNQLGANSYVGLYSYVNGDVTIGEHVLIGPHVSIVASNHLYDPNTDYFSARTDEVQGKVVIEDGVWLTTGVVITPGVTVGRCALVCANSVVTSCVPPYAIMAGSPAKQIGEICRDTGKYHWFNKEK, from the coding sequence ATGTCCGTTCAAAAAGAATTTGGTGGTGAACTTTCTAGTGAAGAATTTAGAAAATTCACACTCTATACCACGCAAAGTAATAACCAAAAAGACGACAACACTCGCGCACAAATTTTAGGTTTTACTCAGCATAATGTCCGTATTGCCCCAGGGGCGATTGTCCGTATTGGCGACAATCAATTAGGTGCCAATTCATATGTTGGCCTCTATAGTTATGTCAATGGGGATGTCACTATTGGAGAGCATGTTTTAATTGGACCACATGTATCCATTGTGGCATCGAATCATTTGTACGATCCCAATACCGATTACTTCAGCGCTCGCACCGATGAAGTGCAAGGCAAAGTGGTAATTGAAGATGGGGTATGGTTAACCACAGGGGTTGTCATTACTCCGGGAGTCACGGTAGGCCGATGTGCCTTAGTGTGTGCCAACTCAGTGGTGACTAGTTGCGTTCCACCTTACGCCATTATGGCCGGCTCTCCAGCCAAACAAATAGGCGAAATCTGCCGCGACACAGGTAAATATCATTGGTTTAATAAGGAAAAATAA
- a CDS encoding LysR family transcriptional regulator: MDIKTLRTFLTVARLKNFSLAAKEINSVQPTVSRHISDLENEIGVKLFHRTTHLVELTAAGQVLLPEAIKIVDNDQRVKQRVVEADRAVDQSIRIGYLATACSFFLPKLIGEHLIDNPTISTQLYEMSVEEQRDALIENNIDLAFTRSLSDIDGALFMAKELYQDEAVVLLPNHHPLADKTELSIAELQDEKFILFKRSSWTEMYDHIHRLCQDNCFSPNVVFHPDNMRHLVTSVSSGLGISIAPRCIKFISTTDCVCIPLKESQLSWPIYIYYRRQQSNQHIENLVQCCLKHSAYIQAQITD; encoded by the coding sequence ATGGACATCAAAACATTACGAACTTTTTTAACTGTGGCTCGACTGAAGAACTTTTCGTTAGCAGCTAAAGAAATTAATAGTGTTCAGCCCACGGTTTCAAGACACATCTCAGATTTGGAAAATGAAATTGGGGTGAAGTTATTTCATCGCACGACACATCTTGTTGAATTAACTGCTGCAGGGCAAGTATTGTTACCCGAAGCTATCAAGATTGTGGATAATGACCAACGAGTAAAACAACGGGTGGTGGAAGCTGATCGCGCGGTTGATCAGTCGATTCGGATTGGCTATTTAGCAACTGCTTGTTCATTCTTCTTGCCAAAATTGATTGGTGAGCATCTTATTGATAACCCAACCATCTCTACCCAGCTTTATGAAATGTCGGTTGAGGAGCAGCGGGATGCTTTAATTGAGAATAACATCGACCTTGCTTTTACACGCTCTTTATCTGACATCGATGGGGCTCTGTTTATGGCGAAAGAGTTGTATCAAGATGAAGCGGTGGTTTTGCTGCCAAATCATCATCCCTTAGCCGATAAAACAGAGCTGTCTATTGCCGAGTTACAAGATGAGAAGTTTATTTTATTTAAACGCTCAAGTTGGACTGAAATGTATGATCACATTCACAGGTTATGCCAAGATAACTGCTTCTCTCCAAACGTCGTTTTTCATCCTGATAATATGCGACATTTGGTTACTTCCGTTTCTTCCGGTTTAGGCATTTCAATTGCCCCTCGATGCATTAAATTTATTTCTACAACTGATTGTGTTTGCATCCCACTCAAAGAATCTCAGCTGTCTTGGCCTATTTATATTTATTATCGTCGCCAACAAAGCAACCAACACATTGAAAATTTGGTGCAATGTTGTTTAAAACATTCGGCTTATATTCAAGCACAAATTACGGACTAA
- the mpaA gene encoding murein tripeptide amidase MpaA, with protein MAVILRPRTQRAQFQLKPICYGSSVLGAPLLYFPAQIQTKESGLIIAGTHGDETASIVSLSCALRSIDSSQLRHHVILSINPDGNQLGTRANANQVDLNRNFASNNWQAGGTVYRWSTQEPERDVDIGTGELGNSEPETAALCQLIENLNPAWVTSFHEPLACIDDPSFSPLAHWLSQKINLPMVKEVGYDTPGSFGSWCGERDLLCVTAELPPVSADYACEHYLEVLVELLTTTPTT; from the coding sequence ATGGCTGTTATTCTTCGTCCCCGCACTCAACGTGCTCAATTTCAACTTAAGCCAATTTGCTATGGAAGTTCGGTATTAGGTGCGCCATTATTGTATTTTCCAGCACAAATCCAAACCAAAGAAAGCGGCCTTATTATTGCCGGTACGCATGGGGATGAAACCGCCTCAATAGTGAGCTTATCTTGCGCTTTACGTTCTATCGACAGTAGTCAATTACGTCATCATGTGATTTTGAGCATCAATCCTGACGGTAATCAATTAGGCACACGAGCTAATGCTAATCAGGTGGATCTCAATCGAAATTTTGCCAGTAACAATTGGCAAGCCGGCGGCACCGTCTATCGCTGGAGCACTCAAGAGCCTGAACGTGATGTTGACATTGGCACCGGAGAACTGGGCAATTCAGAACCTGAAACGGCTGCGCTCTGTCAATTAATTGAGAATTTAAATCCCGCTTGGGTCACTTCCTTTCATGAACCTTTAGCTTGTATTGATGATCCGAGCTTTTCACCCTTAGCGCATTGGCTGTCACAGAAGATTAACCTTCCTATGGTGAAAGAGGTCGGCTACGATACCCCCGGCTCTTTTGGCTCTTGGTGCGGCGAACGGGATTTACTGTGCGTCACCGCAGAACTACCACCGGTGTCCGCCGATTATGCCTGCGAACATTATTTAGAGGTGCTGGTGGAATTGTTGACAACTACCCCCACAACCTAG
- a CDS encoding YtoQ family protein yields the protein MCVKVYLSGEIHTDWRERIIQGCEQKGLQIQFTSAVTDHESSDAAGDGLGFEEAGFWRDHKSAKVNAIRIQNAIKQCDLAIIRFGDQYKQWNAAFDAGYCAALDKPYITLHSEDIIHPLKEVDASAQAWATSTDQVIDILCYLVK from the coding sequence ATGTGCGTTAAGGTGTATTTATCGGGTGAAATTCATACCGATTGGCGAGAGAGAATTATTCAAGGCTGTGAGCAAAAAGGGTTACAGATTCAATTTACCTCTGCGGTAACGGACCATGAAAGTAGTGATGCGGCAGGCGATGGCTTAGGTTTTGAAGAGGCTGGATTTTGGCGCGATCACAAATCAGCCAAAGTGAATGCGATTCGTATCCAAAATGCAATTAAACAGTGTGATCTGGCTATTATTCGCTTTGGCGATCAATACAAACAATGGAATGCTGCGTTTGATGCTGGGTATTGTGCGGCCTTAGATAAACCTTATATTACCCTACATAGTGAAGATATTATTCACCCTTTAAAAGAGGTGGACGCCAGTGCTCAAGCTTGGGCGACCAGCACAGATCAAGTGATCGATATTTTGTGTTATTTGGTGAAGTAG
- a CDS encoding VOC family protein — MNRPKPLDGLRHLALSVTPFEECVQFYHEILGMKIARRANDNLVYLTCGNDNLSLSRAQQAQSSGKHNLDHLGFIVDSKQHLQAWYDFLQSKGVPLLDTPHDHSDGARSFHCLDPAGNVVQPLYHPDISQG, encoded by the coding sequence ATGAATCGACCTAAACCATTGGATGGCTTAAGACACTTAGCATTAAGCGTGACCCCATTTGAAGAATGTGTTCAGTTTTACCATGAGATATTAGGAATGAAGATTGCGCGTCGCGCTAACGATAATTTGGTGTATTTAACTTGTGGTAACGATAACTTATCTTTATCTCGCGCCCAGCAAGCACAAAGCTCAGGTAAACATAACCTTGATCATTTGGGCTTTATTGTAGATAGCAAGCAGCACTTACAAGCATGGTATGATTTTTTACAATCTAAAGGCGTACCTTTATTAGATACTCCTCATGATCACAGCGATGGTGCTCGAAGTTTTCATTGCCTTGATCCTGCAGGCAATGTGGTTCAGCCTTTGTATCATCCTGATATATCTCAAGGTTGA
- a CDS encoding sodium:solute symporter family transporter, producing the protein MDIDIFIVLVYFAFLIGLGWVFRSAANNTSDYFRGGGHVLWWMVGSSAFMMALSAMTFTGLMGKALTSGMSVAIVFFANALGYFVNYLFFAAKARQMRVISPLQGARMRLGKTNEQVFTWANVPLSVLQAAIWLNGLAVFTSAVIGVPLEQTIVGAGLVVLFMSLVGGSWAVIASDFMQMLIITVMTFIAAIVAIWKSGGVTNLLDVGLPTQQLIGDGYSHTYLFVGWFICIFVKQFFSTNNMVDSYRYIASKDTKNARKAALLACSLMIIGPLMWFLPAWFVAGHYPDTNTWGLEALGKNVADATYYMFVQREMPVGMVGLMLAAMFAATMSSMDSALNRNAGIILKSVYEPYFCKDKSEQNLMKMSKLLTAAFGIIIIIAALFLSSLKEFGLFDLMMLVGTLVGFPLLIPSIMCFFVRKTPDWAGWGTIVVGMAVSAFIAFVITPEMVQQVLGLNQPLSVREFAEMKSVTLGVVGHMLITMPFFVLSQFFYKEPSPQRAKEIEEFFTNIDTEVIVVDTADSIKADNKQHEILGKMLIYAGIFLALLVFIPNPMWGRMLFILLAAIIGGIGVLLLKTRKKVQPISAKKPQIA; encoded by the coding sequence ATGGATATCGATATTTTTATAGTGCTTGTGTATTTTGCATTTCTCATCGGATTAGGGTGGGTCTTTAGAAGTGCTGCCAACAATACCAGTGATTACTTCCGGGGTGGTGGCCATGTTTTATGGTGGATGGTCGGTTCCAGTGCCTTCATGATGGCGCTCAGTGCAATGACCTTTACTGGCTTAATGGGGAAAGCGCTCACCAGTGGCATGTCTGTCGCCATCGTCTTTTTCGCTAATGCCCTTGGCTATTTTGTTAACTACCTCTTTTTTGCTGCCAAAGCTCGACAAATGCGCGTGATCAGCCCACTGCAAGGGGCAAGAATGCGCTTAGGGAAAACAAACGAACAAGTATTCACTTGGGCAAACGTTCCATTAAGCGTGTTACAAGCTGCGATTTGGCTAAATGGATTGGCGGTATTTACCAGTGCTGTTATCGGAGTACCGTTAGAGCAAACCATCGTCGGAGCTGGTCTGGTGGTTCTCTTCATGTCGTTAGTCGGCGGAAGCTGGGCGGTAATTGCTTCAGATTTTATGCAAATGCTGATCATCACTGTAATGACTTTTATTGCGGCCATTGTTGCGATTTGGAAATCCGGTGGCGTCACAAATCTTCTTGATGTCGGTCTACCAACACAACAGTTGATCGGCGACGGTTACAGCCATACTTATCTATTTGTAGGTTGGTTTATCTGTATTTTTGTAAAACAGTTTTTTAGTACCAATAACATGGTTGATTCTTACCGTTATATTGCGTCTAAAGACACCAAGAATGCACGTAAAGCAGCCTTACTGGCTTGCTCTTTAATGATCATTGGGCCTCTAATGTGGTTCCTTCCTGCTTGGTTTGTGGCCGGACACTATCCTGACACCAACACTTGGGGCTTAGAAGCGCTAGGTAAAAATGTCGCAGATGCAACTTATTACATGTTCGTACAAAGAGAAATGCCGGTCGGTATGGTCGGCCTAATGCTTGCCGCCATGTTTGCCGCCACCATGTCTTCGATGGACTCAGCATTGAACCGTAACGCTGGGATTATCCTAAAAAGCGTTTATGAACCTTATTTCTGTAAAGACAAAAGTGAACAAAACCTCATGAAAATGAGTAAATTGCTCACCGCGGCGTTTGGCATCATTATCATTATTGCAGCCTTGTTCTTATCTTCTCTGAAAGAATTCGGTTTGTTCGACCTGATGATGCTAGTGGGTACTTTAGTCGGCTTCCCGCTACTTATCCCATCAATTATGTGTTTCTTTGTTAGAAAAACACCTGATTGGGCGGGTTGGGGCACTATTGTTGTCGGTATGGCAGTATCGGCGTTCATTGCATTTGTGATCACACCAGAAATGGTTCAACAAGTCTTAGGTTTAAATCAACCATTGAGTGTGCGTGAGTTCGCTGAAATGAAATCCGTTACCTTAGGGGTAGTTGGCCATATGTTGATCACGATGCCTTTCTTTGTTCTCTCACAATTCTTTTACAAAGAGCCTTCACCACAGCGTGCTAAAGAGATTGAAGAATTCTTTACCAATATTGATACTGAAGTCATTGTTGTTGACACTGCAGACAGTATCAAAGCCGACAATAAACAACATGAAATTCTTGGTAAGATGCTGATATATGCAGGAATTTTCTTAGCACTTTTAGTCTTCATTCCAAACCCTATGTGGGGAAGAATGCTGTTTATATTACTGGCAGCCATTATTGGTGGCATCGGCGTGTTATTACTAAAAACGCGTAAAAAAGTACAACCAATAAGCGCAAAGAAACCACAAATCGCTTAA
- a CDS encoding putative quinol monooxygenase — protein MFCIMVKNEVKLGCREQYLSIMKENARASVQHEPGCYVFDVLTSQQDDHHFYLYEIYADEEALEQHKQTPHYLASRTGLADIVEAVSVIRCDVVERN, from the coding sequence ATGTTCTGTATTATGGTTAAAAATGAAGTGAAATTGGGGTGTCGTGAGCAGTATTTATCCATAATGAAAGAAAATGCACGCGCTTCGGTCCAACATGAACCGGGCTGTTATGTGTTTGATGTTTTAACTTCTCAACAGGATGATCATCATTTTTATTTGTATGAGATTTATGCCGATGAAGAAGCATTAGAGCAGCATAAGCAAACCCCACATTATTTAGCTAGTCGGACGGGACTCGCCGATATTGTCGAAGCCGTTTCGGTTATTCGTTGTGATGTGGTTGAACGAAATTAA
- a CDS encoding heparinase II/III domain-containing protein, with the protein MLTLNRTHDFQVFTTPKNQAVSPTNPPRFNWPQADYHAVYTVELYSATQDKTWTWHNANSPFQLPFTLLSGHYQWRLIDIEGDASEWMHFDINEQSVPYLPPRAKQLFELCQDRSQWLMYFDEDISTLRISSWSAHNKLKATSELVDIEAITYPAHYRRGQEEGKRTAITHVREWIDRDLISLTLLYKIWNDQEAGQKAVEILCRLAEWSPEGPASLLRPCAWGDEVGLSLSRNLYLAYHWLTPLLTSDEQDFIRPMLIRIAHQMETRLEQDQFKQFPGHSHTSRLPAYLGIAALALFKEYDQTICERWLNYALTIYQCVLPFYGGEDGSWAEGPFYSSSYTKWQHPFFLAVERISDFSFYEHPFYKNYYKFAMDFVVPNHTVHPFGDGFWCQRTGKEWPGFFAQNPLRIYADRFGDLRARETANQLEMDIETYYLHLLDIIPTRKQHFFLSQCAHKEALTPQPIYHQYYDFAGLGKASKHDLNLYFRASQFGNSSHRHADQGNLALIYKNDNVLIPSGSYGYRFGSLHHAQWTRTTRAHNLPLIDQQGQKLDTEDAVATLISQQAGEHWYAAQIDLTQAYASLKRFIRTVIMIENYGVIMLDHIECYQAQSVQWRLHSECQPKIAVQHTLLQGKQSDYQLTLHTQKDLVPTIVHGYQQEATSQNAVISDATDDIYHLEWDLASQAKHLIAASCVMAPITQQQEGDCLQFTTQDNVFRFNQQDLSLTVSENTLVEA; encoded by the coding sequence ATGTTAACGTTAAATCGAACTCATGATTTTCAAGTATTTACCACTCCTAAAAACCAAGCAGTCAGCCCAACTAATCCTCCAAGATTTAATTGGCCTCAAGCGGATTATCATGCGGTATATACGGTTGAATTATACTCGGCGACCCAAGACAAAACATGGACTTGGCACAACGCCAACTCCCCTTTCCAATTACCTTTCACCTTGCTATCAGGTCATTATCAATGGCGATTGATTGATATCGAAGGTGACGCTAGTGAATGGATGCATTTTGATATTAATGAACAATCGGTGCCGTATTTACCGCCTAGAGCCAAACAGCTATTTGAATTATGCCAAGACCGAAGCCAATGGTTAATGTATTTTGATGAAGATATTAGCACTTTAAGAATTTCTTCTTGGTCAGCACACAACAAACTCAAAGCCACATCTGAATTAGTCGATATTGAGGCGATCACTTACCCTGCTCATTATCGCCGTGGTCAAGAAGAAGGTAAGCGTACCGCGATCACCCATGTGCGCGAGTGGATCGACCGCGATTTAATATCGCTTACGCTGTTATATAAAATTTGGAATGATCAAGAAGCCGGTCAAAAAGCGGTCGAAATACTCTGCCGCCTCGCAGAATGGAGTCCAGAAGGCCCCGCATCATTATTACGCCCTTGCGCTTGGGGCGATGAAGTTGGACTCTCGTTATCACGCAACCTGTATCTGGCTTATCATTGGTTAACGCCATTACTGACTTCAGATGAACAAGATTTTATTCGTCCAATGTTGATCCGTATTGCGCATCAAATGGAAACTCGCTTAGAACAAGATCAATTTAAGCAATTCCCCGGCCATTCTCATACTTCAAGATTGCCGGCGTATTTGGGCATTGCCGCACTCGCTTTATTTAAAGAATACGATCAAACCATTTGTGAACGTTGGCTTAATTATGCACTCACTATCTATCAATGTGTTTTACCTTTCTATGGCGGTGAAGATGGCAGTTGGGCAGAAGGCCCCTTCTATTCCTCGTCATACACCAAATGGCAACATCCGTTCTTTTTAGCCGTAGAGCGCATCAGTGATTTCTCATTTTATGAGCATCCTTTTTACAAAAACTATTACAAGTTTGCGATGGATTTTGTCGTACCAAACCATACTGTCCATCCATTTGGTGACGGTTTTTGGTGCCAAAGAACCGGCAAAGAATGGCCAGGTTTTTTTGCGCAGAACCCACTAAGAATTTATGCCGATCGTTTTGGCGATCTACGTGCGCGTGAAACCGCCAATCAGTTAGAGATGGATATTGAAACCTATTATTTGCATCTGCTCGATATCATCCCAACGCGCAAACAACACTTCTTTTTAAGCCAATGCGCCCACAAAGAAGCGCTGACACCTCAGCCAATTTATCATCAATATTATGATTTTGCCGGCCTAGGTAAGGCGTCTAAACATGATTTGAATCTCTATTTCCGCGCAAGTCAGTTTGGTAATAGTTCACACCGTCACGCCGATCAAGGGAACTTAGCCCTCATCTATAAAAACGATAATGTACTGATTCCTAGTGGCAGTTATGGTTATCGTTTTGGGAGCCTACATCACGCGCAATGGACTCGTACCACCCGTGCTCACAATTTACCTTTGATTGATCAACAAGGACAAAAGCTCGATACCGAAGATGCAGTTGCGACCTTAATCTCGCAACAAGCGGGAGAGCATTGGTATGCAGCGCAAATCGATCTCACTCAAGCTTATGCGTCGTTAAAACGTTTCATTCGAACGGTAATTATGATCGAAAATTATGGCGTGATTATGTTAGATCATATCGAATGTTACCAAGCACAAAGCGTTCAATGGCGCTTACATTCGGAATGCCAACCGAAAATAGCCGTACAACACACGCTATTACAAGGAAAACAAAGCGATTATCAATTGACGTTACATACTCAAAAAGACCTTGTGCCGACGATTGTTCATGGCTATCAACAAGAAGCAACATCTCAAAATGCAGTGATCTCGGATGCCACTGACGATATTTACCATCTAGAATGGGATCTGGCTAGCCAAGCAAAACATTTGATTGCTGCCAGTTGTGTCATGGCCCCGATTACGCAACAACAAGAAGGGGATTGTCTGCAGTTCACCACTCAAGACAATGTATTTCGTTTTAATCAGCAAGATCTCAGCCTTACTGTTAGTGAGAACACGCTCGTAGAAGCCTAA
- a CDS encoding peptide ABC transporter substrate-binding protein, giving the protein MHHLKPSVLALTLSTVFFSSASFSAQVPAGVTLAPQQELVRGNDAEAPTLNPLKAEGIPEMHILRDLFEGLVIQNQDGSVVPGVAESWETKDNQTYTFHLRKNAKWSNGEPVTAQDFVYSLHMAVDPKFASPNAWYLKLTGINNAEAIIDGQKPVESLGVKALDEYTLQFQLDKPVPYFVAMTAHTVMMPINQKAVEKFGDNWTKPANMVSNGAYQLTNWVINERLEMERNPNYWDNKETVINKVTYIPFESQTSAMNRYMTGEVDITSDVPVAMADKLKKEHPDAFKVTPLLCTYYYALNTQRKPFDDVRVRKAISYTIMRDVIANGVTKGNVPAYTFAHQDVANFKATQPEYATWTQQQRDQEAAKLLKEAGYDHEHPLKASLLYNTSENHKAIAVAIASMLKKNLGMEVTLDNQEWKSYLAARQERNFDIMRASWCGDYNEASTFLTLLTSDNAKNFPSYSNPKYDEVLTKAQAAVDVKQRNQFYDQAEQILAQDMPIAPIYYFMQSRLVNPKLGGYPMHNAEGRIYSKDLYFKK; this is encoded by the coding sequence ATGCATCATTTGAAACCTTCCGTTTTGGCTCTCACTCTCTCTACAGTCTTTTTTTCAAGTGCCTCGTTTTCAGCTCAAGTGCCAGCAGGCGTGACTTTAGCACCGCAGCAAGAATTAGTTCGAGGCAATGATGCCGAAGCGCCGACATTAAATCCGTTAAAAGCGGAAGGCATTCCTGAAATGCATATTCTGCGTGATTTATTTGAAGGCTTGGTGATCCAAAATCAAGATGGCAGCGTGGTGCCCGGTGTGGCAGAAAGCTGGGAAACTAAAGACAATCAAACCTACACTTTTCATTTACGCAAAAACGCTAAATGGTCTAATGGTGAGCCAGTTACCGCACAGGACTTTGTGTATAGCTTACACATGGCAGTCGACCCGAAATTTGCTTCTCCGAATGCTTGGTATTTAAAACTGACCGGTATTAACAATGCTGAGGCGATTATTGATGGTCAAAAGCCGGTTGAGAGTCTTGGTGTCAAAGCGTTAGATGAATATACCTTACAGTTCCAATTAGATAAACCAGTACCGTACTTTGTGGCGATGACGGCGCATACTGTGATGATGCCGATCAATCAAAAAGCGGTTGAGAAGTTTGGCGATAACTGGACCAAACCTGCCAATATGGTATCAAATGGGGCTTATCAGCTTACCAATTGGGTGATCAATGAACGCTTGGAAATGGAGCGCAATCCGAATTATTGGGATAACAAAGAGACGGTAATTAACAAAGTTACGTACATTCCATTTGAAAGCCAAACCTCGGCAATGAATCGTTACATGACCGGAGAAGTTGACATTACGTCTGATGTTCCCGTTGCCATGGCCGATAAACTGAAAAAAGAACACCCTGATGCGTTTAAAGTCACCCCATTGTTGTGTACTTATTATTACGCACTGAATACTCAGCGTAAGCCATTTGATGATGTGCGTGTACGTAAAGCGATTTCTTACACTATCATGCGTGATGTGATTGCCAATGGTGTCACTAAAGGTAACGTGCCAGCCTATACTTTTGCCCACCAAGATGTGGCTAACTTCAAAGCAACACAGCCTGAATACGCGACCTGGACACAACAACAACGCGATCAAGAAGCGGCGAAATTATTAAAAGAAGCCGGTTACGATCACGAGCATCCGCTTAAAGCTTCTTTACTTTACAATACCAGCGAAAACCACAAAGCGATTGCGGTGGCAATTGCCTCCATGTTGAAAAAGAATTTAGGTATGGAAGTGACGTTAGATAACCAAGAATGGAAGTCTTACCTTGCAGCGCGTCAGGAGCGTAATTTTGACATTATGCGCGCCTCTTGGTGTGGTGATTATAATGAAGCCTCTACCTTCTTAACCTTATTAACATCGGATAATGCCAAAAACTTTCCTTCGTATTCCAACCCGAAATACGATGAGGTATTAACCAAGGCTCAAGCGGCGGTGGATGTAAAACAGCGTAATCAATTTTACGATCAAGCTGAGCAAATATTGGCGCAAGATATGCCAATCGCTCCGATTTATTACTTTATGCAATCACGTTTGGTGAACCCAAAATTAGGTGGCTACCCTATGCATAATGCAGAAGGGCGAATTTATTCGAAAGATTTGTATTTTAAGAAGTAG
- a CDS encoding YdcF family protein, which produces MTRYYDHVIALWQYLKLGQPLQKTDALLLLGSSDLRVGERAAELYHQGIAPLLLISGGQGRMTEGLFEFSEAETFAKIALDAGVPREAIILESHSTNTGENFRFTQQLLSEKNISLSSVTLIQKPYMERRALATCQALWPDIQAQVTSPQCDFLDYCSALHPSSEVINLMVGEIERLKHYPSQGFFAEQVLPQHVADANLALQTIGYDEYVTL; this is translated from the coding sequence ATGACTCGTTACTATGATCATGTGATCGCACTTTGGCAGTATTTAAAACTGGGCCAACCGTTACAAAAAACCGATGCCTTATTATTACTAGGCAGCTCTGACTTACGTGTTGGTGAGCGCGCAGCTGAGCTCTATCATCAAGGAATTGCGCCATTGTTGCTCATTTCTGGTGGCCAAGGGCGAATGACGGAAGGGCTTTTTGAGTTCTCTGAAGCCGAAACGTTTGCCAAAATTGCTTTAGACGCTGGGGTACCTCGCGAGGCGATTATCTTAGAAAGTCACTCCACCAATACCGGCGAAAATTTTCGTTTTACCCAACAGCTCCTCTCGGAAAAAAATATCTCACTAAGCAGTGTCACGTTAATTCAAAAGCCTTATATGGAACGCCGTGCCTTGGCAACTTGTCAGGCGTTGTGGCCTGATATTCAAGCGCAAGTGACTTCTCCACAATGCGATTTTCTTGATTATTGCAGCGCACTTCATCCTTCCTCTGAAGTCATTAATTTGATGGTAGGTGAAATCGAACGGCTGAAACATTATCCCTCACAAGGTTTTTTTGCTGAGCAAGTGCTGCCACAACATGTTGCAGACGCCAATCTTGCTTTACAAACCATAGGTTATGATGAATACGTAACCCTGTAA
- the dgcA gene encoding N-acetyl-D-Glu racemase DgcA, giving the protein MKLTLSSQSWPIAGAFTISRGSKTHAEVVVVTLEENGYRGRGECVPYARYGESIAQVLHDLSALQEALEQGVSAQDIQQLLPAGAARNALDCAWWDLQCKQQHTSIWQLLALEPQPLTTAYTLSLDTPDNMGQAASRHAHRPLLKLKLAGEGDIARVAAVRHHAPDAKIIVDANEGWDIARYQQMIPKLVELNVAMIEQPFPADKDHWLDGIERPILLCADESCHGVESLTKLVGRYDMINIKLDKTGGLTEALALKQAALAQGMQIMVGCMVGSSLGMAPAFVVAQQADVVDLDGPLLLAEDQNPGFEFEVSTMKVMSPRLWG; this is encoded by the coding sequence ATGAAACTGACACTCTCAAGCCAATCTTGGCCAATTGCAGGGGCATTTACCATTTCGCGTGGGTCTAAAACTCATGCTGAAGTGGTGGTGGTGACATTAGAAGAAAATGGCTACCGTGGACGAGGGGAATGTGTACCTTACGCCCGTTATGGTGAATCGATAGCACAAGTGTTGCATGATTTGTCGGCGCTTCAAGAGGCGCTAGAGCAGGGCGTTTCAGCACAAGATATTCAACAACTTCTTCCCGCTGGAGCTGCTCGTAACGCTCTAGATTGTGCATGGTGGGATTTACAGTGTAAACAGCAACACACCTCCATTTGGCAGTTACTCGCGCTGGAGCCACAACCTTTAACGACCGCGTACACCTTATCATTAGATACCCCTGACAATATGGGCCAAGCGGCAAGTCGCCATGCACATCGTCCGTTATTAAAACTTAAATTAGCCGGAGAGGGCGATATTGCTCGTGTGGCGGCCGTTCGTCATCATGCTCCCGATGCCAAAATTATTGTCGATGCGAATGAAGGATGGGATATTGCCCGATACCAGCAGATGATCCCTAAATTGGTCGAGCTGAATGTGGCGATGATCGAGCAACCTTTCCCTGCTGATAAAGATCATTGGCTTGATGGGATTGAGCGGCCAATCCTGCTTTGTGCCGATGAGTCTTGTCATGGCGTCGAGAGTTTAACTAAGCTGGTGGGACGTTATGACATGATCAATATAAAATTGGATAAAACCGGGGGATTAACCGAAGCATTAGCTTTAAAACAAGCGGCACTGGCACAAGGTATGCAAATTATGGTTGGTTGTATGGTGGGCTCATCACTCGGCATGGCGCCAGCATTTGTGGTTGCGCAACAGGCCGATGTGGTCGATCTAGATGGGCCACTGCTTTTAGCTGAAGATCAAAATCCTGGTTTTGAATTTGAGGTTTCGACAATGAAAGTGATGTCCCCTAGGTTGTGGGGGTAG